One region of Corvus moneduloides isolate bCorMon1 chromosome 1, bCorMon1.pri, whole genome shotgun sequence genomic DNA includes:
- the PRLH gene encoding prolactin-releasing peptide — translation MWHPISWTPRAQWSPNHLKLVTVYVLMLLMSLSFASGQSRPFKHQIDNRSPEIDPFWYVGRGVRPIGRFGKRQLRSSHGSLRPVSRHLDFILNALWEQKLLDTEDNDW, via the exons ATGTGGCATCCAATCTCCTGGACACCACGTGCCCAGTGGTCCCCAAACCACTTAAAGCTGGTCACTGTCTATGTCCTGATGCTCTTGATGTCGCTCAGCTTTGCTTCGGGACAGAGCAGGCCATTTAAGCATCAGATAGACAACAGAA GTCCTGAGATCGACCCTTTTTGGTATGTGGGCCGTGGTGTTCGCCCCATCGGTCGCTTCGGGAAGAGGCAGCTGAGAAGCAGCCATGGCAGCCTGAGGCCTGTGAGCAGACACCTGGATTTCATCTTGAATGCTTTGTGGGAGCAAAAATTATTGGACACAGAGGACAATGACTGGTGA